From Rhizobium sp. NZLR1, a single genomic window includes:
- a CDS encoding glycosyltransferase, producing the protein MRLAVRDIDILDLPPDFEPTDDYQGALVLIRVAGRPCGQAVIAFDTDGCKTPIKDRILSAASSSVFEAWLRHRLALPDPSPTPSQLPKASVVICTRDRTEDLERCLTGLLAMPDKADILVVDNAPSNEATRDLVGRFDTVRYLREPRPGLDVARNTALRNTEADVVAFIDDDAVPDPLWLRTLLRNFEDPLVLAVTGLTMAAELETDSQIAFQHFGGFCRGFRRQVYDAHNLDPFMGWHAGAGVNMALRRTIVDAVGWFDEALDAGTLSLAGGDTDMFRRVLEAGYRIIYDPEALNWHRHRRSSKELQQQMYGYEVASFAILTKALLFEGNPRALPRMVRSYLRLLRRLFQPRRRHQFSLPYNDALTQVRGAVNGPVRYLRARARAGEAGHKRG; encoded by the coding sequence ATGCGCCTTGCGGTTCGAGACATCGACATTCTTGACCTTCCGCCAGATTTTGAACCGACCGATGACTATCAGGGTGCACTTGTGCTGATCCGGGTCGCCGGTCGTCCGTGCGGCCAAGCTGTGATCGCCTTCGACACCGATGGCTGCAAGACGCCAATTAAAGACCGGATTCTGTCTGCGGCCAGTTCGTCGGTGTTCGAGGCTTGGCTGAGGCATCGGCTGGCCCTCCCTGACCCGTCGCCGACTCCAAGTCAGCTGCCGAAAGCTTCCGTGGTGATTTGCACGCGCGATCGTACCGAAGATCTGGAGCGCTGCCTCACCGGGCTTTTGGCTATGCCCGATAAGGCCGATATTCTCGTCGTCGACAATGCCCCATCGAACGAGGCCACGCGAGATTTAGTCGGGCGCTTCGACACTGTGAGATATCTGCGCGAACCGCGTCCTGGTCTTGACGTCGCGCGCAATACTGCCCTTCGCAACACAGAAGCAGACGTCGTCGCCTTCATCGACGACGATGCGGTCCCCGACCCGCTATGGCTTAGAACCTTGCTTCGCAATTTCGAGGACCCCCTAGTGCTGGCCGTAACCGGCCTTACCATGGCGGCAGAGCTGGAAACGGACTCGCAGATCGCCTTTCAGCATTTTGGCGGTTTTTGCCGTGGTTTCAGGCGTCAGGTCTATGATGCCCATAACCTGGACCCATTCATGGGATGGCATGCGGGTGCCGGTGTCAACATGGCGTTGCGCCGAACGATCGTTGATGCGGTGGGGTGGTTCGACGAGGCTCTTGACGCTGGAACGCTAAGTCTGGCTGGTGGTGACACAGACATGTTCCGGCGTGTGCTCGAAGCCGGATATCGGATCATCTACGATCCCGAGGCTCTGAACTGGCACCGCCATCGTCGCTCAAGCAAGGAACTGCAGCAGCAGATGTATGGCTACGAGGTTGCATCGTTCGCCATCTTGACGAAGGCCCTCCTGTTCGAGGGAAACCCGCGTGCGCTCCCTCGCATGGTTCGTTCGTATCTCAGGCTTCTTCGGCGGTTGTTTCAACCTCGACGGAGACACCAATTCAGCCTGCCTTACAACGACGCCTTAACGCAGGTCAGAGGTGCTGTGAACGGCCCGGTCCGTTATCTGAGGGCGCGGGCGCGAGCAGGGGAGGCAGGGCATAAGCGTGGTTGA
- a CDS encoding ABC transporter ATP-binding protein translates to MRQGAITVHDVGKRYRAQGGARSTTLKGYLLSGRSVVQSTSFWGLRHISFAVAPGQAVGVVGLNGAGKSTLLRLIGGVGRPDEGQIKVMGRIGALLDIGAGLTDDLTGRENIFLLGVIAGMRRTEVAERFDEIVAFAELEAAVENPVRSYSTGMRMRLAFAVAVHVRPDILLIDEALAVGDQAFQQKCIARVKEILKDGATIFFVSHDVSQVREICDHVLFLRGGRVVGYGPIDEMLPLYTSAVEAKVASVPHEPFAVTKLPVELVPQVSRFGNGELQITAVVLLNEQSTPTSTIVAGDRLSISLTYVGATRDRNAVIVIGIYAADDTCCFETDSKLAEFAPVVDTDTVRIETSLNRIDLAPGDYRVTVGLFSADWQQVYDYHAEVYPLAVTGPGPRKGMLNPPTQWEQVQSRPTATSPDHGSLGQRSLDRNS, encoded by the coding sequence ATGAGACAAGGCGCCATCACCGTCCACGATGTCGGCAAGCGCTACCGTGCGCAAGGGGGTGCACGCTCTACCACCCTGAAGGGTTACCTTTTGTCCGGACGGTCCGTGGTACAGTCGACAAGCTTTTGGGGCCTGCGCCACATCAGCTTCGCGGTTGCGCCAGGGCAAGCTGTCGGCGTGGTCGGGCTAAACGGGGCCGGGAAGTCCACTTTGCTGCGTCTGATCGGCGGTGTTGGTCGTCCGGACGAAGGGCAGATCAAGGTGATGGGTCGAATTGGCGCCTTGCTCGACATCGGGGCGGGCCTGACCGACGATTTGACGGGGCGCGAGAACATCTTCCTGCTGGGTGTTATCGCGGGAATGCGGCGGACCGAGGTTGCCGAGCGGTTTGACGAGATTGTAGCCTTCGCCGAGTTGGAGGCGGCCGTTGAGAATCCGGTTCGCAGTTATAGCACCGGGATGCGTATGCGCCTGGCATTCGCCGTGGCAGTTCATGTGCGCCCGGACATCTTGCTTATCGATGAGGCCCTCGCCGTAGGCGACCAAGCCTTCCAGCAGAAGTGCATTGCAAGAGTGAAGGAGATACTGAAGGACGGCGCCACTATCTTTTTCGTGTCACACGACGTCTCGCAGGTAAGAGAAATCTGCGATCACGTGCTGTTCCTGAGAGGCGGACGCGTCGTGGGCTACGGACCAATCGACGAAATGCTCCCGCTTTATACCTCGGCTGTCGAGGCGAAGGTCGCCAGCGTTCCGCACGAACCGTTCGCCGTTACAAAACTGCCCGTCGAACTTGTGCCGCAGGTCAGCCGGTTCGGCAATGGCGAACTCCAGATCACAGCCGTAGTGTTGCTGAACGAGCAAAGCACGCCGACAAGTACCATCGTTGCGGGCGACCGGCTGTCGATTTCACTGACCTATGTTGGCGCCACCAGAGATCGCAACGCCGTTATCGTCATCGGCATCTACGCGGCGGACGATACGTGCTGCTTCGAGACCGACAGCAAGTTGGCCGAATTCGCCCCTGTCGTAGACACGGACACGGTGCGCATCGAAACATCACTCAATCGTATCGACCTGGCGCCCGGCGACTATCGCGTTACTGTAGGCCTTTTTTCGGCAGACTGGCAGCAGGTTTACGATTATCACGCCGAAGTCTATCCTCTCGCCGTGACCGGCCCCGGCCCAAGAAAGGGTATGCTGAATCCTCCGACACAGTGGGAGCAGGTGCAGTCGCGCCCCACCGCGACCTCGCCGGACCACGGCTCATTGGGTCAGCGCAGCTTGGATCGGAACTCCTGA
- a CDS encoding ABC transporter permease: MPEHLKDDALDRAKRRDQCWRRDQWKPLIHVCLQWNDLLLELLARDLKMRYQRSAIGLGWSLMRPLSQLLVFSLIFRKVLPLDIPHYTTFVFSGVLAWGWLSTAVPAATTSITGSSELVRRPGFPIGILPVVAVITQAVHLLLALPLLFIISFIETGGPTLSVVALPLVFLAQALFTMGLSYLVAVAHVHFRDTQHLVGVVLMLGFYLTPVFYSPLKASEPMALIHTWNPMAWILEGYRAIFVEHAWPPVDVYWKTALISLPMLFAGIWLVERGSARLVDDL, encoded by the coding sequence ATGCCTGAACATCTCAAGGATGATGCGCTTGATCGCGCGAAGCGACGGGACCAATGCTGGCGTCGTGATCAGTGGAAGCCCTTGATCCACGTCTGTCTGCAATGGAACGATTTGCTGTTAGAACTTCTGGCACGCGATCTGAAGATGAGATATCAACGGTCCGCAATTGGCCTCGGCTGGTCCTTGATGCGGCCATTGAGCCAGCTGTTGGTTTTTTCGCTGATCTTTCGTAAGGTCCTGCCCCTAGATATTCCCCATTACACCACTTTCGTCTTTTCCGGCGTGTTGGCCTGGGGTTGGCTCAGCACTGCGGTGCCCGCAGCGACGACTTCCATAACCGGCAGCAGCGAACTGGTGCGCCGGCCGGGCTTTCCGATCGGGATACTTCCTGTTGTCGCAGTCATCACACAGGCAGTTCACCTTCTGCTCGCTCTGCCACTCCTCTTCATCATCTCGTTTATCGAGACCGGGGGCCCGACTTTGAGCGTCGTCGCACTTCCACTCGTCTTCCTTGCGCAGGCGCTGTTCACGATGGGCCTGTCCTATCTTGTTGCGGTTGCGCATGTCCACTTCCGGGATACTCAACATTTGGTAGGCGTAGTTTTGATGCTGGGTTTCTACCTGACACCCGTGTTCTACAGCCCACTCAAGGCGAGTGAGCCGATGGCCTTAATTCACACCTGGAACCCGATGGCCTGGATTCTCGAGGGGTACCGCGCCATTTTCGTCGAACACGCGTGGCCTCCCGTTGATGTCTATTGGAAGACTGCGCTGATTTCTTTGCCGATGCTATTTGCTGGCATTTGGCTGGTCGAGCGTGGCAGCGCACGCCTAGTGGACGACCTATGA
- a CDS encoding trifunctional glycosyltransferase/class I SAM-dependent methyltransferase/polysaccharide deacetylase, whose product MPMVSIITPAHGAETTISSTLESLIAQSHADWECFIIDDGSTDRTAEIADRFAARDTRFRVLRQEQRGVSAARNAGLAQAKGDWVVFLDSDDALAPFHLETMLNHTRTLPQADILHCGWRRLKNGAPWWQSHPAVKMDNPFAEAARYCPFAIHAALLRRSRLAELGGFDPEMAMCEDWDLWQRLARVGAEFAPVEGLMADVSVEAGSLSSNRVKHLDFGLKVIRRGHHSDPRIAYPVPALAQGITKAALGTACWYLAIWLVGASIGQGDNPGELLERVAEPIPPDADAYALSAIIMDGIVVGAFPDEPIWPGLWSKIQGKLPDLEAWLNRHGPQEAFGSLLIRSLERKVADQLPTDVPSTIGTTKIEPIDLDRPIVDLILPGIERLRCCIWRGSTLLGQLEFVVFGAIEADAIRSRLRTVFGPEFDDLKHPTAVLLAEDGFVNLPDQDDGRAASASMAAPSYSGVAQQVLKLMAKISYWAEAKTVTGWWSKKEPTPTRVDSISGMAHAGRAEFDRIVEEESQRAVAASTQISKETPSKKTGPVGDEVPRYDTEAYWEELFSQVDPWDYRNNYETVKYLQTLSLLDDRRFSNGLELACAEGTFTRMLASRVDNLLATDISASAVARAASLQDHDSAVTYRQLDLLSDELEGPYDLIVCSEVLYYFENREKLQQIVDKIAGSLRTGGWFVTAHANLLIDMPHETGFGWPHEFGAVGIGEMFDQHPDLTLSVEAKSPLYRIQRFEKVEHGGFLEPTRVEVNTAQPLPLQVASQVRWRGGQVVEAAADWNDVPILMYHQISDDGVEQLARYRQSPEAFETQLAFLRDAGWRGMTLDRLLACFDEGAKPPEKTLVLTFDDATRDFMTHALPLLHRYGFPSSLFVPTDRVGGSAIWDSAYGSPAPLLTWEELAAVANSDVTLGAHGVRHVRLSALAPESLLRELAGSKAMLEKRLGREVLAVAYPYGDFDPAIRDIAEQCGYRIGLSCVGGTVRADADKLALKRQEVFRGITQSEFANLLFG is encoded by the coding sequence ATGCCGATGGTTTCCATCATTACACCGGCGCATGGAGCGGAAACAACGATTTCTTCGACTTTGGAAAGCCTGATAGCGCAAAGTCATGCCGACTGGGAATGCTTCATCATTGATGATGGTTCAACCGATCGGACCGCTGAGATCGCGGACCGTTTCGCGGCTCGGGATACGCGCTTCCGTGTGCTGCGGCAGGAGCAGCGCGGCGTTTCAGCTGCTCGCAATGCGGGACTGGCACAGGCGAAAGGCGACTGGGTCGTCTTTCTCGACTCAGACGACGCGCTGGCACCCTTCCATCTCGAAACCATGCTGAATCACACTCGAACTTTGCCGCAGGCCGACATTCTGCATTGCGGTTGGCGCCGTCTGAAAAATGGTGCTCCCTGGTGGCAGTCTCACCCCGCAGTGAAAATGGACAATCCGTTTGCCGAAGCAGCGCGCTATTGCCCCTTCGCGATCCACGCCGCCTTGCTTCGCCGGTCCCGGCTTGCAGAACTCGGCGGCTTCGATCCGGAGATGGCAATGTGCGAGGACTGGGACCTGTGGCAGCGCCTCGCTCGAGTGGGCGCCGAATTTGCGCCGGTCGAAGGCCTGATGGCCGACGTTAGCGTAGAGGCCGGTTCGCTGTCGTCAAACAGGGTTAAGCATCTCGATTTTGGTCTTAAGGTGATCCGGCGCGGCCACCATTCCGATCCGCGCATCGCCTATCCGGTGCCGGCGCTCGCCCAGGGAATAACAAAAGCTGCGTTGGGAACGGCGTGCTGGTATCTCGCGATCTGGCTTGTCGGCGCCTCAATAGGTCAGGGCGACAATCCTGGCGAACTGCTTGAGCGGGTGGCGGAGCCTATCCCACCTGACGCTGACGCCTACGCGCTCAGTGCAATAATAATGGACGGGATTGTGGTCGGCGCCTTCCCCGACGAGCCGATTTGGCCCGGACTTTGGTCGAAGATCCAGGGCAAGCTTCCGGACCTAGAGGCTTGGCTTAACCGGCATGGTCCCCAAGAAGCTTTTGGTTCCCTGTTGATTCGTTCACTGGAGCGAAAGGTCGCGGACCAGCTGCCGACCGACGTGCCCAGCACGATCGGAACAACAAAAATAGAGCCAATTGATTTGGATCGACCTATCGTTGACCTTATCTTGCCCGGCATTGAGCGGTTGCGCTGTTGCATCTGGCGAGGTTCGACGCTGCTGGGGCAACTGGAGTTTGTTGTCTTCGGAGCAATCGAAGCGGATGCTATCCGAAGTCGACTTAGGACGGTATTCGGCCCGGAGTTCGACGATCTGAAGCACCCAACAGCGGTTTTGTTGGCAGAAGATGGCTTCGTCAATCTTCCTGATCAGGATGACGGGCGCGCCGCCTCCGCCAGCATGGCAGCGCCAAGCTACAGCGGAGTAGCTCAACAGGTGCTGAAGCTCATGGCGAAAATATCATATTGGGCCGAAGCTAAGACAGTAACGGGTTGGTGGAGCAAGAAGGAGCCGACACCAACACGTGTCGACTCGATATCAGGCATGGCGCATGCCGGGCGCGCCGAATTCGATCGAATCGTTGAAGAGGAAAGCCAGCGGGCGGTTGCAGCCTCAACGCAGATATCCAAGGAGACGCCGTCGAAAAAAACCGGCCCGGTGGGCGATGAGGTGCCGAGATACGATACGGAGGCGTACTGGGAGGAGCTGTTTTCCCAGGTCGACCCTTGGGACTACCGAAACAACTATGAGACTGTGAAATATCTTCAAACACTCTCGTTGTTGGACGATCGGCGCTTTTCAAACGGCCTTGAGCTGGCCTGCGCGGAAGGAACCTTTACACGGATGTTGGCCTCCCGCGTCGACAACCTGCTGGCGACCGACATTTCGGCGTCGGCAGTCGCTCGAGCGGCCTCGCTTCAGGACCATGATTCCGCGGTAACCTATCGGCAGTTGGATCTTTTGAGCGACGAGCTAGAAGGGCCTTACGATCTCATTGTCTGCAGTGAAGTTCTGTACTATTTCGAGAACAGAGAAAAACTCCAGCAGATAGTCGATAAGATTGCGGGCAGTCTTCGCACTGGTGGTTGGTTCGTTACTGCCCACGCCAACCTCCTGATTGATATGCCGCATGAGACAGGATTTGGGTGGCCGCATGAATTCGGTGCGGTCGGCATAGGTGAGATGTTTGACCAGCATCCGGATTTAACTCTCTCGGTCGAAGCCAAGAGTCCGCTCTATAGAATCCAAAGGTTCGAGAAGGTGGAGCACGGGGGTTTCCTTGAGCCGACACGCGTGGAAGTAAACACGGCGCAGCCTTTGCCTCTTCAGGTCGCTAGCCAAGTACGCTGGAGAGGGGGGCAAGTTGTGGAAGCGGCCGCCGACTGGAACGATGTCCCGATCTTGATGTATCATCAGATTTCGGACGACGGTGTGGAACAGCTTGCTCGATACCGCCAATCTCCGGAGGCCTTCGAAACTCAACTGGCCTTCCTGCGCGACGCCGGATGGCGCGGGATGACTTTGGACCGGCTGCTTGCTTGTTTCGATGAAGGTGCCAAACCGCCAGAAAAGACATTAGTCCTGACCTTCGACGACGCTACGCGCGATTTCATGACGCATGCCCTCCCACTGCTACATCGATACGGCTTCCCATCCTCACTCTTTGTCCCAACCGATAGGGTCGGCGGCTCCGCAATATGGGATTCGGCCTATGGATCGCCGGCTCCACTGCTAACTTGGGAGGAACTTGCGGCAGTCGCGAACAGCGACGTGACGCTGGGCGCCCACGGTGTCCGGCACGTGCGTTTATCGGCCCTGGCACCGGAGAGCCTATTGCGAGAGCTTGCTGGCTCCAAAGCTATGCTTGAAAAACGCCTAGGTCGAGAAGTGCTGGCGGTCGCATATCCGTACGGCGACTTCGACCCCGCTATCCGGGACATAGCCGAACAATGTGGTTACCGGATCGGGTTAAGCTGCGTCGGCGGCACGGTGCGGGCGGATGCCGATAAGCTCGCATTGAAAAGACAGGAGGTTTTTCGCGGGATCACCCAGTCAGAGTTCGCAAATCTGCTATTTGGCTGA
- a CDS encoding glycosyltransferase family A protein, whose product MKKSARSEATVAVVIPAYNAERTLAETINSVRNQTHHALDIVVVDDGSKDDTLAIAQEIVKIDPRVRVLKQRNSGVAAARNAGWRSTPADLVAFLDADDLWSPDKIERQLVALETGGPQVGLVYTWYAMIDHKNYVIYRSNEISVEGDVLDEVLAKNFIGNGSSPLVRRNVLEATGGFDSSLQQREAQGCEDYFFYCLAAELSHFVVVPDHLVGYRQTPDNMSANLTRMLRSWILVADEMLTRHPEKGFAIRAGLRRCGRWLAQRAVEQGQYRALIGLVATMSRHNKPIAAEMLVVDARSKAMTSLKKKARSWLKQEPNFSPNPNHRFALGTKYDAGWTVDPPILVSAK is encoded by the coding sequence TTGAAGAAATCGGCAAGAAGCGAAGCAACTGTTGCTGTTGTAATCCCGGCCTACAACGCGGAACGAACTCTGGCTGAAACAATCAACAGCGTTCGCAATCAAACGCATCATGCGCTCGATATCGTCGTGGTGGACGACGGTTCCAAGGACGATACCCTGGCCATTGCGCAAGAAATCGTTAAAATTGATCCGCGCGTGCGAGTATTGAAGCAAAGAAATTCAGGCGTCGCTGCTGCTCGAAATGCGGGTTGGCGCTCTACCCCTGCCGACCTAGTGGCATTCCTAGATGCTGATGACCTTTGGTCACCTGATAAAATTGAGCGACAATTGGTGGCATTGGAGACAGGCGGCCCACAAGTCGGGCTAGTCTACACTTGGTATGCGATGATCGACCATAAGAATTACGTCATTTACCGGAGCAATGAGATTTCCGTCGAGGGAGATGTGCTCGACGAAGTACTTGCCAAAAACTTCATTGGAAATGGAAGCTCGCCACTCGTACGGCGGAATGTCCTCGAGGCGACCGGAGGATTTGACTCCTCACTCCAACAGCGCGAGGCGCAGGGATGTGAAGATTATTTCTTCTACTGCCTGGCCGCTGAACTCTCGCATTTTGTAGTGGTGCCGGATCATCTTGTCGGCTATCGCCAAACCCCCGACAACATGTCAGCCAATCTGACGCGAATGCTTCGGTCCTGGATTCTGGTCGCGGATGAAATGCTAACGAGACACCCGGAAAAGGGTTTTGCAATCCGGGCCGGCCTACGCCGCTGTGGCCGGTGGCTCGCCCAGAGGGCTGTTGAACAAGGTCAATATCGCGCGCTCATCGGACTTGTGGCTACCATGTCGCGACATAACAAGCCCATTGCCGCCGAGATGCTTGTGGTTGACGCGAGATCAAAGGCAATGACGAGCCTCAAAAAAAAGGCCCGATCATGGCTGAAGCAGGAACCTAATTTCTCTCCAAATCCCAATCATCGCTTTGCTCTAGGAACAAAGTACGATGCGGGTTGGACGGTGGACCCCCCCATTCTTGTCTCAGCCAAATAG
- a CDS encoding TfuA-like protein, with protein MKIIFAGPSLPDAALLAGEAIRVLSPAMQGDVLAQVEQGANVIGLIDGCFEYAAPVWHKEILHALSLGVAVLGAASMGALRAAECHPFGMIGIGRIFEDYRSGRLVDDAAVALIHAPSALSSKPLTIPLVNVSATLDAMEDRGLLAAGLRQKLEDAASAIFFKKRTWRAIVEQCADMAEPGRPQLLAALASNSVDQKRIDALELLKAVQDARDIRSNADLPWTLHETSFRTRPAP; from the coding sequence TTGAAGATCATTTTCGCAGGTCCCAGTCTTCCCGATGCGGCGTTGCTTGCCGGCGAGGCGATCCGCGTCCTGTCGCCTGCCATGCAAGGCGATGTCCTGGCTCAGGTGGAGCAGGGCGCCAATGTCATCGGCTTGATCGACGGCTGCTTCGAATATGCCGCACCGGTTTGGCACAAGGAAATTCTCCATGCTCTCTCGCTTGGCGTGGCCGTCCTTGGGGCAGCAAGCATGGGCGCCTTGCGGGCCGCGGAATGTCATCCGTTTGGGATGATCGGGATCGGCCGCATTTTCGAGGACTATCGCTCCGGCCGGCTGGTCGACGATGCCGCCGTCGCACTCATCCACGCGCCGAGCGCACTGAGCAGCAAGCCACTGACGATCCCGCTTGTCAATGTCAGCGCCACGCTCGATGCGATGGAGGATCGCGGGCTGTTGGCAGCCGGGTTGCGCCAAAAGCTCGAAGATGCCGCAAGCGCGATCTTTTTCAAGAAGCGGACCTGGCGGGCGATCGTCGAGCAATGTGCTGACATGGCCGAGCCCGGCCGTCCGCAACTGCTGGCGGCCCTTGCTTCGAATTCCGTCGATCAAAAACGTATCGACGCGCTGGAATTGCTGAAGGCCGTGCAGGACGCCCGCGACATTCGCTCGAATGCCGATCTGCCTTGGACACTGCATGAGACCTCATTCCGGACTCGACCTGCACCGTGA
- a CDS encoding YcaO-like family protein, giving the protein MSPGETLSRVEPLLARFGITRVARHTGLDDIGIPVWCAYTPNSRSIVIAQGKGLTDLDAKVSTVMEALERAVAGEPFVKLVHGSSSRLQAMGCEVDRLSCLTAVHKPDLGPDDETEWVAGVNILSGGEIHIPFEAVVLDRTRNARYWMSSDGLASGNNAEEAIFHGVLERIERDAHVLWQVGGEADLYARCVDPRGFGDGALNGLIDKIEASGLALRLFDITSDIAIPCFTAMLGPGELVPAPRHLHVRSDLRGGRDLRRKRDIRLVEVTGGTGAHPFPVRAAIRAVTEAVQSRLTHISGARDDISPATFSRSLPPLMRRAFDAVAAPPATLHRDGAAGQQQDLTHLLQHVLDALRSRGIASVITVRLSDDTLPFSVVKVVIPELENPEGERARRFGTRALAKAIGL; this is encoded by the coding sequence ATGTCGCCGGGGGAAACTCTTTCCCGCGTCGAACCTCTTTTGGCCAGATTCGGCATTACCAGGGTTGCACGACATACCGGATTGGACGACATCGGAATCCCTGTCTGGTGCGCATATACCCCGAATTCGCGGTCGATCGTGATTGCGCAGGGAAAGGGCCTGACCGATCTGGACGCCAAGGTATCCACTGTCATGGAAGCCCTCGAACGGGCGGTCGCCGGCGAGCCGTTCGTCAAGCTCGTTCACGGTTCCTCTTCTCGCCTGCAGGCGATGGGCTGCGAGGTCGACAGGTTGAGCTGCCTGACCGCCGTCCATAAACCCGATCTCGGGCCGGACGACGAGACGGAATGGGTTGCCGGCGTCAATATCCTCAGCGGCGGCGAGATCCACATTCCCTTCGAAGCGGTGGTGCTCGACCGGACGCGTAATGCGCGATACTGGATGTCGTCGGATGGCTTGGCTTCGGGAAACAATGCCGAGGAGGCAATCTTTCATGGCGTACTGGAGCGTATCGAGCGCGACGCCCATGTGTTGTGGCAGGTCGGCGGGGAAGCCGATCTTTATGCCCGCTGCGTCGATCCCCGCGGTTTTGGGGATGGCGCCCTCAACGGGCTGATCGACAAAATCGAAGCATCGGGATTGGCGCTCAGGCTGTTCGATATTACCAGCGACATCGCAATCCCCTGCTTCACCGCCATGCTGGGCCCCGGGGAGCTTGTTCCGGCCCCCAGGCATCTTCACGTCAGGAGTGATCTTCGCGGTGGCAGGGATCTTCGCCGTAAGAGGGACATTCGCCTTGTCGAGGTAACCGGCGGCACCGGGGCGCATCCGTTCCCGGTGCGCGCGGCCATTCGCGCGGTGACGGAAGCCGTGCAATCCCGGCTGACCCATATTAGCGGCGCCAGGGACGATATTTCGCCTGCAACTTTCTCGAGATCCCTCCCGCCGCTGATGCGGCGAGCCTTCGATGCGGTTGCCGCACCGCCTGCTACCCTCCATCGTGACGGTGCGGCAGGCCAGCAACAGGATCTGACGCATCTGCTGCAACATGTGCTTGACGCGCTGCGCAGCAGAGGGATTGCTTCGGTCATCACAGTGCGCCTCAGCGACGACACGCTTCCCTTCAGCGTCGTCAAAGTCGTTATCCCTGAACTCGAAAATCCAGAGGGGGAACGCGCCCGGCGATTTGGGACTAGGGCACTGGCCAAGGCGATAGGGCTTTGA
- a CDS encoding helix-turn-helix transcriptional regulator, whose product MKAKSPNSIDVYVGNRVRIRRKTLGMTQHGLAEFLGITFQQIQKYEKGTNRIGASRLQRISEILRVPIGFFFENGGSGPIEGETSELNKFLSSKEGLALNKAFIAIEDPNIRQKLVALAKSLAVAGFSEIDGELHDPVVNG is encoded by the coding sequence ATGAAGGCTAAATCCCCGAATTCGATCGACGTCTATGTTGGCAACCGCGTGAGGATCCGGCGAAAGACGCTCGGGATGACCCAGCATGGTCTGGCCGAATTTCTGGGCATTACCTTCCAGCAGATCCAGAAATACGAAAAAGGCACGAACCGAATAGGCGCCAGCCGTCTTCAGCGCATATCCGAGATTCTTCGCGTGCCCATCGGCTTTTTCTTCGAGAACGGCGGTTCTGGACCGATCGAAGGCGAGACTAGCGAATTGAACAAGTTTTTGTCCTCGAAGGAGGGGCTGGCGCTCAACAAGGCATTCATCGCCATCGAGGATCCGAATATCAGGCAAAAACTGGTGGCATTGGCCAAAAGTCTGGCGGTCGCGGGATTCTCTGAGATCGACGGTGAGTTGCATGATCCGGTTGTAAACGGCTAA
- a CDS encoding DUF6030 family protein: protein MPENSSSANAKLPVGKRKIPVVFWLLLTISLSLVMGTVLLSNDMKHLKTVGHYFGFDLFPADVKPPPPKALLRPTPPATFTFPLHIIEPPVAQTASTFLRTWRISGPAMCAALRNAGIETSDWAAASFDADTFECIFEHSGKREKDQLPSSIFVIVRGDAAGAINNMRVKIINPETDQNGQLDPNILRIFETMLRQPQWLDFHETLNAIKNLRDIKEDGFGASINFSREVLNPGRYNFTLALDATSGPQKRTRNYFSERAWLRSPEPTVGTDLRPASASIPADAKAPAQSQEHPH, encoded by the coding sequence TTGCCTGAGAATTCATCGTCCGCAAATGCGAAACTGCCGGTGGGAAAACGGAAGATTCCCGTGGTCTTCTGGTTGCTGCTGACGATTTCCCTCTCGCTGGTCATGGGAACGGTGCTTCTTTCCAACGATATGAAACACTTGAAGACGGTGGGCCATTACTTTGGCTTCGATCTCTTTCCCGCTGACGTTAAGCCGCCTCCCCCCAAAGCTCTGCTCCGCCCGACGCCCCCAGCCACCTTCACGTTTCCATTGCATATCATCGAACCGCCGGTGGCACAGACCGCGTCGACTTTTCTGCGGACATGGCGGATATCCGGGCCTGCAATGTGTGCGGCGCTGCGCAATGCCGGCATCGAAACCAGCGATTGGGCGGCGGCAAGCTTCGACGCCGATACGTTCGAATGCATTTTCGAGCATAGCGGCAAGCGGGAGAAGGATCAGCTTCCGAGCTCCATCTTCGTCATCGTTCGCGGCGACGCCGCCGGCGCGATCAACAACATGCGGGTGAAAATCATCAATCCCGAGACGGATCAAAATGGTCAGCTCGATCCCAACATTCTGCGAATTTTCGAAACCATGTTGCGGCAACCGCAATGGCTCGATTTTCACGAGACGCTGAACGCGATCAAAAATCTGAGGGACATCAAGGAAGACGGCTTTGGAGCCAGCATCAATTTCAGCCGCGAAGTGCTCAATCCTGGGCGGTATAATTTTACGCTAGCCCTGGATGCCACTTCGGGACCCCAGAAAAGAACGAGAAACTATTTTTCCGAGAGAGCATGGCTTCGATCGCCCGAGCCGACGGTCGGGACCGACCTGCGGCCGGCATCGGCATCCATTCCTGCCGATGCCAAGGCACCGGCACAAAGTCAGGAACATCCGCATTAG